The Fragaria vesca subsp. vesca linkage group LG2, FraVesHawaii_1.0, whole genome shotgun sequence genome includes a window with the following:
- the LOC101304444 gene encoding abscisic acid 8'-hydroxylase 3-like has product MVAIFTYVFVSLLTLIFLYIFMKKSKGGGEEDPHDDHGHKNRAAQLPPGSFGWPYIGETLQLYSQDPNTFFSSRQKRYGKIFKTHILGSPCVMLASPEAAKFVLVTQAHLFKPTYPKSKEALIGPSALFFHHGDYHFRLRKLVQRSLSPDAIRNLVPHIDATAASVTSEWWGTGKVINTFHEMKKFSFEVGVLVIFGQLETRYKEELRKNYMAVNKGYNSFPINIPGTPYKKALLARERLRHIIGDIIHERKEKRLPEKDLLGCLLRSINEGGEVLSDDQIADNIIGVLFAAQDTTASVMTWIFKYLHDEPKILEAVKAEQNAIRLSNEQAGNQPLSWADTRNMPISYKVVLESLRLSSIISFLFREAVVDVEYKGYLIPKGWKVMPLFRNIHHNPEFFTDPQKFDLSRFEVAPKPNTFMPFGSGVHACPGNELAKLELLIMIHHLVTNFRWEIEGSQSGTEYSPFPVPLNGLPVKLWKLE; this is encoded by the exons ATGGTAGCGATTTTCACATACGTTTTCGTTTCTCTTTTAACCCTTATCTTCTTGTACATTTTCATGAAGAAGAGCAAGGGAGGAGGAGAAGAAGACCCCCATGATGATCATGGTCATAAGAATAGGGCGGCTCAGCTCCCTCCAGGCTCATTTGGTTGGCCTTATATCGGTGAGACCCTTCAGCTCTATTCTCAGGACCCAAACACTTTCTTCTCTTCCAGACAGAAAAG GTATGGGAAAATTTTTAAGACACATATACTTGGGAGTCCATGTGTGATGCTGGCGAGCCCGGAGGCTGCAAAGTTTGTATTGGTCACTCAAGCTCACTTGTTCAAGCCCACCTATCCCAAAAGCAAAGAGGCTCTGATTGGTCCCTCCGCATTATTTTTCCACCATGGAGATTACCATTTCAGACTGAGGAAGCTTGTTCAGCGATCTCTCAGTCCTGATGCTATTCGGAATTTGGTGCCCCATATCGACGCCACAGCTGCCTCTGTGACCTCGGAATGGTGGGGCACCGGGAAAGTCATCAACACCTTCCATGAGATGAAGAAG TTTTCTTTCGAAGTTGGTGTACTAGTAATTTTTGGCCAATTGGAGACCCGCTACAAAGAAGAACTGAGGAAAAACTATATGGCAGTGAACAAAGGCTACAATTCATTTCCCATAAACATTCCTGGAACGCCATACAAAAAGGCTTTGTTG GCGAGGGAGAGGCTGAGGCACATTATCGGTGACATTATCCATGAGAGAAAGGAGAAGAGGTTACCTGAAAAGGATCTGTTGGGTTGTTTGCTGAGATCAATAAACGAAGGAGGGGAAGTTTTGAGTGATGACCAAATCGCAGACAACATAATAGGTGTTCTCTTTGCTGCTCAAGACACCACAGCCAGTGTCATGACCTGGATTTTCAAGTACCTCCATGACGAACCAAAAATCCTAGAAGCTGTTAAG GCCGAACAAAATGCAATTCGCCTATCAAATGAACAAGCAGGTAACCAACCATTGAGTTGGGCAGACACCAGAAACATGCCAATTAGTTACAAG GTTGTGTTGGAGAGTTTGAGACTGTCAAGCATTATATCATTCCTTTTTAGAGAAGCTGTGGTTGATGTGGAGTACAAAG GTTACTTGATTCCAAAAGGTTGGAAGGTGATGCCTTTGTTCAGGAACATTCATCATAATCCTGAATTCTTCACCGACCCTCAGAAATTCGATCTTTCTAGATTCGAG GTTGCACCAAAGCCAAATACATTTATGCCATTTGGCAGTGGAGTCCATGCTTGTCCAGGAAACGAGCTTGCTAAGCTGGAATTACTGATCATGATCCACCATTTAGTCACCAATTTCAG GTGGGAAATTGAGGGATCCCAAAGCGGGACCGAGTATAGTCCATTTCCTGTACCTCTGAATGGACTTCCGGTCAAACTTTGGAAATTAGAATAG